From the Diospyros lotus cultivar Yz01 chromosome 13, ASM1463336v1, whole genome shotgun sequence genome, one window contains:
- the LOC127787926 gene encoding uncharacterized protein LOC127787926: MTQTQRQASEVQQQALMQSGQISGSLSFNGSLTKEEEEMSKSALSTFRAKEEEIEKKKLEVKERVQLQLGRIEEETRRLAFIREELEALADPMKKDVSAVRKKIDAVNKELKPLGQICAKKEKEYKEALEAFNEKNKEKVQLITRLMELVSESEKLRMKKLEELSKNIETIR; the protein is encoded by the exons ATGACGCAGACACAGAGGCAGGCGAGTGAAGTACAGCAACAAGCTCTCATGCAATCGGGCCAAATCTCTGGAAGCCTCAGCTTCAACGGCTCCTTAAccaaggaagaggaagagatgtCCAAATCGGCTCTCTCTACTTTCAGAGCCAAGGAAGAAGAGATCGAGAAGAAGAAGCTCGAGGTCAAGGAGAGGGTCCAGCTCCAGCTCGGCCGCATCGAAGAGGAAACCAGACGGCTCGCTTTCATTCGCGAG GAGCTCGAGGCGCTAGCAGATCCGATGAAGAAAGACGTCTCGGCTGTCCGTAAGAAGATCGATGCAGTCAACAAGGAATTGAAGCCGTTGGGACAGATTTGCGCGAAGAAG GAGAAAGAGTACAAGGAAGCTCTCGAGGCTTTCAAtgagaaaaacaaagagaaagtaCAGCTAATTACCAGATTGATGGAG CTGGTGAGCGAAAGCGAGAAATTGAGGATGAAGAAGCTGGAGGAGCTGAGTAAGAACATAGAAACGATTCGCTAA